A region of Ochotona princeps isolate mOchPri1 chromosome 2, mOchPri1.hap1, whole genome shotgun sequence DNA encodes the following proteins:
- the CASQ1 gene encoding calsequestrin-1 yields MKARVAPRLQLALLLLLVLGSPESGVHGEEGLNFPEYDGVDRVINVNAKNYKNVFKKYEVLALLYHEPPEDDKASLKQFEMEELILELAAQVLEDKGVGFGLVDSEKDAAVAKKLGLTEEDSIYVFKGDEVIEYDGEFSADTLVEFLLDVLEDPVELIEGEKELQAFENIEDEIKLIGYFKSKDSEHYKAYEDAAEEFHPYIPFFATFDSKVAKKLTLKLNEIDFYEAFMEEPVTIPDKPNSEEEIVSFVEEHRRSTLRKLKPESMYETWEDDMDGIHIVAFAEEADPDGYEFLETLKAVAQDNTDNPDLSIIWIDPDDFPLLVPYWEKTFDIDLSAPQIGVVNVTDADSVWMEMDDEEDLPSAEELEDWLEDVLEGEINTEDDDDEDDDDDDDDD; encoded by the exons ATGAAGGCCAGGGTGGCACCGAGGCTGCAGCTGGCGCTGTTGTTACTGCTGGTACTAGGCTCACCTGAGTCGGGGGTCCACGGGGAGGAAGGGCTGAACTTCCCCGAGTACGACGGCGTGGACCGTGTGATCAATGTCAACGCAAAGAACTACAAGAACGTGTTCAAGAAGTATGAGGTGCTGGCGCTCCTCTACCACGAGCCCCCGGAGGATGACAAGGCCTCCCTGAAGCAGTTTGAGATGGAGGAGCTGATCCTAGAG TTAGCAGCCCAAGTCCTGGAAGACAAGGGTGTTGGTTTTGGGTTGGTGGACTCCGAGAAGGACGCAGCTGTGGCCAAGAAACTAG GACTAACTGAAGAAGACAGCATTTATGTGTTCAAGGGAGATGAAGTCATCGAATACGACGGCGAGTTTTCTGCTGACACCCTGGTGGAGTTTCTGCTTGAT gtcctAGAGGACCCTGTGGAATTGATCGAGGGTGAAAAagagctgcaggcatttgagaacaTTGAGGATGAAATCAAACTTATTGGTTATTTCAAGAGCAAAGACTCAGAGC ATTACAAAGCCTATGAGGACGCGGCGGAGGAGTTCCACCCCTACATCCCCTTCTTCGCCACCTTCGACAGCAAG GTGGCAAAGAAGCTGACCCTGAAGCTGAACGAGATTGATTTCTATGAGGCCTTCATGGAGGAGCCTGTGACCATCCCAGACAAGCCCAACAGCGAAGAGGAGATTGTCAGTTTCGTGGAGGAGCACAGGAG ATCAACCCTgaggaagctgaagccagagaGCATGTATGAGACCTGG GAGGACGATATGGATGGAATCCATATTGTGGCCTTTGCTGAGGAAGCGGATCCTG ATGGCTACGAGTTCCTGGAGACCCTCAAGGCTGTGGCCCAAGACAACACTGACAACCCTGACTTGAGCATCATCTGGATTGACCCTGACGATTTCCCTCTG CTGGTCCCATATTGGGAGAAGACGTTTGACATCGACTTGTCAGCTCCACAAATAGGAGTCGTCAATGTTACTGAT GCGGACAGTGTGTGGATGGAGATGGACGATGAGGAGGACCTCCCTTCTGCTGAAGAGCTGGAGGACTGGCTGGAGGACGTGCTGGAGGGCGAGATCAACACAGAGGATGATGACGACGAGGATGACGACGATGACGATGATGATGACTAG